The Lineus longissimus chromosome 8, tnLinLong1.2, whole genome shotgun sequence region GGAAAGTGGAGTGCTCCAATCTAcgatcatcctgaggaaatcaagggTTAATGtacgcttctccggccctgcacacaggcgaacattaacccctgatttcctccgGATGATCTGATGAGTTGAAGGATCAAGCTATATCAATGAACATCTGTTAGAAAACGGTATTCAGGTTAGGGGCTGACTCAGTAGGCCCTGGATGTCACCATCTCATTTCGTATATACGTGCCGCGCATGGCTAGTTCAAATAATGAATGCTAATCCCTTGGATAGTGCCAGAGACCTCTTGGACAGAACACTGAAGGGAACATGACGCAAGTCACCGTGTTTAAGTGGGTAGAGAGGATATCGCTTTTCCTGTGGACTGTTTGCACAAATATCATAATTCTTGATAACTATAAATCTGATGAACAGAGCTGTTACCACATAATGGCCTACTAATCCACGTGTTTGCATTCAATACTTTTGGTATTGGATAATGTCGTCTTCCTTCAAATATATCACTTTTTGGCCTAATGCCGCTCTgcaatttatcaatgaaagGGTTTAGGACAATGCGGATTAACACTTTCACTATACATTTGTTCTTCTcctatttcactatttttctaagagtaattttgttgaataccCATAGCCCAACTCCCGGTGCGGTACCTTTCGCGCCTCCAGAATGTCATGCTGTTTGGATCGGTCGCTTCGTCACTATATACGATGAATTTGTGAGTGACTCTGTGGCAACTGCGACGAAAACGCTGGTATTCTGCCGTGTCTGCTTGCTCTAATGAATGCCGTGGATACTcctatataattcactacaacTAGAGGTTGGTTGCGCACCAGGCACGCCAgggtaaaaaaacaaacaatgtaCTCTGTCATTCTTAAATAAATGGTTCCACACATGTGATAGCTTGAGGTAAATGTCATTGAATGAGTTTCACTGCGATGCGAATACCAAGAAATTTATATTCCGATTCGCCGAATGATTTGTGCTCAGTAATGTATGCAGTCGGGGATGTGCAATGAGAGGTTCTATTAAAGTTGCTGTATCAATGTTTTTCACTGGTTCCAATGAAGGTGTAAACATTTACCATCGCCGGGACTTCGGCATGACATGGGAGGTGCGAAAGGTGTCACGCGTCAGAAGTTTGGCTACTCTATGAGAGTTGTAACAGCAACCTCAATATTGATATCTTGACCTCAAGGTGACGGGGGTGTGGCAAGGATAGGTTGCTGTCAGTTTTGGATTCGGAGAGGGTCGTTAGCGCGGAGTGACGGTTTAATAGACAAGCCCGGAATGGACAAGCCGGTCGTGTCGGCTTTTAAGCACATTCTAGCGGCTGTTTGGAGTAATTGATCATTCGCCATTCCCTGCGATGCGATAAGTGATaacttcaaaatcaaatcatcttAAACAACATGACCGAAAGGTGAGTCTATGATTGTAAGCAGCCGGGCCTAGCACTTCAGTCCAAACAGTAAACACTATTAATGAACTATTTACATATCATAAAATCGTCGATTATCTAAATTTATAGCTACCCTGGGAAACCACAATTATTACGATTATCTGGTCTTGTATTCATCAAAATATtgtatcattgacattgataaTGATGACTCTCTCTGGTCGGTCGACCAACACTTCCTGATCGCCAATCGTAATAAACCAATGAAATGAGCGAGCTCGGTGACGCGGTTTCTCATTGTTAGCCCTACACTTAGCATGCACAAGGAACTTAGGTGCTTTCTTGCACGCGagacattggctgatatgaataaagtctagcactgcaaatgcttttacttcaattttgtacagaaaggtctggtgtaaatgtacatggagttttagctaaaagcatttgctagtctttattcatatcacccattaacCTCCACGCTACAAAACTGAGGGCTCAATAACAAATATTATTCTTTCAAAATCATCGGGCCACTACTGGACTCAACTAAAGCTGTCAATATGCCAGCGTACGGGAAAGAATATCTAGCTATCAAGTCTTGCTACCTTCTTAAGTCATTATGGTATTGAAAGAGGAGAGGAGAAGAAAAGAAGGAAACAAATGGCGTGTCTGCTCGAAGAGCGAACTACAAACACATCGCTGGGCATATCTCCAGGCCCTCGTCCAGTTCCTACAGGGTAgactgtaatacatgtatgtttggtcTGAATTATACACCATGGACTGGCCTGATAGCTTAGCACATTAGCACATTGTCGTTAGCATCATTGTATTAGACAGCACCCGAAGCTATGAGAAACTTCCTGGACAACGAACGACCAAGCCACGGATAAAAAAAACTGAATCGAAATCTGACTTCCGCCTTGAATGGTGTTCCTACAAATCACGCGATACGGTTGGTCGCAATGTTAGTGGATtcctttttaaaaattaaatCGTTCAAAAACGATTCAGCTGAGAGAAAACATCCTGATTTCGTCGGGAGTGGATTCACAAGTACTTGAATAGACCTTCCTCATTCCAGGTGTTAAGGTGGAGTCGGGCCGCGACACACCGGCCAGAATGAATAATGCAAGCACCCTGAACGAGTGTAGTCAAATCGCTACAACTCGTCGTCCTCTCGAATGGCCGAAACCATGCCACCACATAGAGTTGAAGATCTGCGCGGTCTTGACCGATTTGTTTTGGGGCATCGCGTCGTCTGAGGCTTGGTACTATGCAACTGATACCAACAAAGCAAAGCGTTCGTTTTGGATTTCAAAGATATCTGCGATATGACATTATATTAAGAATCACTTGGTTGTGATTGGCCGATGTCACTGCTGCCGTAACTTACCATGTGGTCTATAACTGTCATTACTTCTTTTACTCTTAGCATATACGTTTTGACTTCTCCGAAAAAAGTTTGTACCATTCATTAAGTTAACCTTACAAGCGTTGACTTGGCAAAAGCGATATTCGGCTCAGTCAGAGTTCACCACTCAAAACTCAAACTGATGTTGCGTCGATTTGAAGTTGGAAATCTGATCTAACTACCTAGCGCGTTTCAAACTTCTCTGTGAAAAGAATCCAGGTTGTGTATGGAGCATAGTTCTTTGATTATCAACTGAAAGAGGAAGTTAGTTTCTCAGGCCTGGGGAAAACATTCACCCAACAGCCAATTAAATTTATGTAGGATCAACCTGCTGATCACCAACATTAGTCCGACAATTTGATACAAAGTCGATTAAGGCTAGTATCTAATAAATCAGCCCCAATGTACATTTTATAATGATAGTTTTGATTATTACAGCTTTCCTCAGAACTGCTGGTACAACGAAATATTGCAATCCCTGGTGAtaagccggtgtaatgtttttgagtgtttctatttttgagtgtttcccctcattgtttgggaacgctaaaagatagattgacaagtttttctgtgtttccccctattgaaaagtcatggtctctctagctgcctattgtttggaaacactgacacatgggaaacaaccacagatgttacaccggtcccTGCCTACTGATCTTAGTGAAAACTTTGGACCACTACGAGACCACTATTCCGTTAATAGCAAGGCCTCATACTGACTCGTCATTACGAGTAGATGTTTAAACGAAATCATTCCTTTCGGCGTTTTTTTATACATATAAAAATATTTGGTATTGCTGGTAGCAAATATTTCTCTGACAACTCACTGGTATCAAATGCACTTTACATTCTCACATTCCTGTTTGCTTAGGCCTGTATCCAATGAAAGTTATAATGGTAATATTCTTTTTCTGTCTATACTTTCCTTTGCTTTTGAAACATATAAAATGTGATGCATTTTAACAATTTCTTATAACGAATCATCTCTGTAATATTGCAGATCTATCAGGAAGTAGTTTAAGTACGATCGTTCGAAAGCAATAGGGCACATACACAAATGGAATCGAAGAAGTGCGCGTGCCAGGCGTCTGAATCAAGTTCAGATGAGGAGGTCGTGGATTCGATTGTAGTTGCCCATACGCCTGGAGTCTCTATATCACCTACACACCCTAGAGATGCGTTGTCTTTGGAAGGatttaataatgattttgttcCACCTTTGGACACGAAACACCAGTGCCAGATCTGTATGCTTGCCCTTCGAGAACCTTATCAGACTCAATGTGGTCACCGATTTTGTCACAGCTGTATCTTACGATGGATTCGGTATGTATATAACAAATCAAGGTCTTAAGACAATCCCTCAGTGTTGCTGAGAGAGAAGTTTCAGGTCTCCTGTTTGGGCAATAAAATCACGCATTTGCATGGCCTGATCAGGAGGATGCTCCCTTCTTGTTCCATCTCAGCAACTTCCCACTTAAAGaattcacatcattttcaaaCTTCTGCCCTCATTACTCTATCAGTTGTGTGTAACCTTTTACTAAAATAGTGTAACCTTTTACTAAAATAACCtgtcaaaatatgtttttcatatttttatatATGTTTTCATTTTCCTTTGAAGGCAACGTCCAACCTGCCCTATGGACAATAAAACTTTAACCGAGGATATGTTATATCCAGATAACTTCGCCAAGAGAGAAATATTTTTATTAAAAGTGAGATGTAAGAACAAGAGTAGAGGTTGTAGCAGCGTAATGGAGTTAAATTATTATGAGGTACGTTGTGAACATTTCCCGATAAAAGGCAGCTTGGCCTTGATCGTGAAATACTCCTAGGGTTCTGCTGAGCGTATTGAAATGCGGGTTCGAGCCCAAGTTCATAGTCGACTTTTGGCATGGCATACTTGCGGCAAACGGAGGAAGGGCACCTGGATTGTGGACGTTTGTACCACGTCGTTGACCGCAGTGTGGATCCCAatacaaatttttgaaaatacttcAATGAGGACATACTGTATATGGAGAACTGCTCAGCCAACTACCAGCTTATATTCATGTACTGTCAGCTTCGTTGTGTCCCGTCCTTGCGTGGCCAGTAAACATTTTTCTTCTTAACGATGCACAATGAACTTTTCTGATAGAGGATTTCTCCTTGATTCGGACCTCAAgcttttccatacatgttctcTCTTGCTGCTCTCGTGACAAACCTAGCCACTAGTTTATGGTGGTCGCACTGTGTGATCTATGATGACCATTGCTAAGCGACATATAGcatatcaaaaataaatatcCTATTCACCTCAAACTCATAACAGATTGATGGTTGGAGATTAAAGGCTGACCACAGTTGGACGTATTGAAGCTGTGGCAGCAGATGCGGTCATTTACAAAGCTCACGTAACTACGTCTATTTTACTCTCTTGTTCCATCTTTTTCAGGATCACCAACCTGTTTGTCCTTATGGTCTAATCCCGTGTCCGCTTGGTTGTGGTATGGATGTTAAAGTAAAGGATGTCGAAAAGCATGAAAAATACATGTGCGTTTTACGCCGATATGAATGTAACGAATGCGGTGATCAGCTTACGTACCAGAAAGTTGGGGTAAGTACATTGAGCTGGGAACACAGCGGGAAATATCTATGTTGTAGAGAACTTAGAAATGACTTCTTTTGCAAATCGGGCATTTTTTGTGATAAAATGTTGCCTAAGACCAAACGACGAGGTGCCACAGACACCAACAAAACCTGACGTTCGTTTTTCTTCTAAATGTTGGATTTAAAGACCTCTACCACACGACAACGTTGACATTTTGCTCTAAATATCTTAAATGCATGCGTTCTCTTAATATCAGCGAGTCAGGGGAACATTGCATTCTCATTGGACGATAAGCCTGACATGTGGCTGACATCCATAATCATGGTTTTGTGTAAGCCGTCATTATTCTTGGTATGCGAATAATACCGTCAACGTAACTCAGTCTTTAAAAGGCACATCACGATTTTCATCGTCGCCTCGTAAAACCCTGTAGCCATTGGTTCTTCTTTTTACAAGGAGCGAATGAACGCTGCACAACAGCAGGTCTCGCAGAAGTCTCACCGACAGAGGACACATTTAACGCCGACGCTGTTGACGCTTTTTTCTCTGGATAATTAATAATTTGAGTGCGAGAAAACATTCTGAAATCTTCCTCCTAAATGTTCACGACTTGTCTTCTTCCAGGAACACCAGAATACGTGTCCGAAATCTAAAATTCCCTGCAGGTTTTGCCAGGTCATAATGACAAGAGATAAGGTACGATTGTCTTGCTGATCGACAAGTTTTCTAGATGACACGAGCTCTTTATGACTACCTAGCACAGCTTGAGGAACTCGGAGACCCTTTGATTTATTATCTGTTCCCGAGTGACACCTGTCATTCTCTTCGACAACAGAGAATTGGAGAAGATACGAAGCGTTCGCCCAAGAAAAACGAGAGAAGTGACACGCAGTGCATGCTTCTGAAAGATCCTTTATTGATCTTCCGTCTTCCTTTTACAAATATCTCCTTGGGCGCCTCCAGACAATACGGCCGAATCGGATGGTCGTCAACTGACATATCACTCACGACGACCTTCACTCAATTCTGTCCATGAGTGAGGGGTCGGTGAGTGGCTGTTTTTGTATGCCGAAACGTGAGCATTTAATTGTCATGCAATATTACTACTTTTTTTGTATTATTCGGGACAAAAATCCAATAGTTTCGTCAATCAGGGATTTCTGCACGATGGCGATTCAAGCAGAGAGCGCTGCATCCTATCTCTAGTGATACTGCCCAGAGAATACTAATGTTCAACACCAAGTGCTTGTGTTCGATTTTGGGTGGAAGGGCACAAAGGCGGAAACTCCATTACATGTTCATGGTTGTCTGGAAAAATAAATTGGATAATTTGTACACTGAATTAACAAGATTTGACAAGCGCTACCACCATCCGATATAGACTTCCTCAATGCCATACTTCTTCAAACCAGCGATAAACATGGTTTACAAAAATTATCTTATCAAAATAGACAAGAAGATACAATCAAAAATCCATTAATCGGAGATCGTGAATAGGTTGAGTACATCAAAAAGTGAATTTACATTATCCGATGATTGACCTTTTAACGGATGACCTAGTTTCTCTTTGGCCAATCATATTGTACATAGAATAGTGGTGATAGAAATTAGAAAATGGGTTTTCCGAAGAGGAAGTTGAATAGTGGGTTTTAGTGTGACACTGGTCACGCTGTTCTCTGCTGATTTATTTATGTCGTTCTTAGAAGGATGATTCTATTTTATATTCGTATGACTTTTAATATGCTATGAATTATGTTACACACTTGACATCTACATATAAACTATGTTACACACTTGTCATCTATATATAAACTTCCTCAACTTTTGTGATATTCTTGCACTCGAAAATGAACATTATTTCTTCCTATCCTTACCATTTTGACAACTGACTGCTTGAAATGCATTAACCAGTACATATTATGTACTTTAAACTATACGTGTACGTCTACAGGTAGCAAGTGCTGACGAACGTCTAGGTGACATTGTTCCTTACGTTAAACCGGGTGGAGAGATATGTGTACTTCAAACATATAGTTTAAATGACGTGAAGACGTACAATGTACCTGTACATCTTGAAAAAAGTGTGTCAACTGTATGTTCATGGTGCTTCTTTCGACATAGGTTCATTATTGGCCGTTGTAGAGACGGAGAAGCTAGCACATTTTGTAGACGTATATACTTCCAGCTTGTATACCAGCAATAATTCATTAAGTTGTGGCGAATAAAGCCTTGTTCATCCACTGACAGCTACCGACTTTAGAAGCTCGGAGTAGACGTACGTGTACTGACCTAAGCTTGAACTACGCAAAACGTTGTGGTAATGTGACAAAAGAATAAGTCCAAAGTACGAATATTCGAATAGTTGAGCAAAACAGTCTGTGTCTCATCAGCTTCAAATGTGAAAGGCAACGGGCAAAAAACCCTCCACCAATGACAATGGTTCTTGACGTATTCATGCACCCCAGTGGAGCATTCTATCAAACACAGCATcgttacaaccattctttttaCCTTCAGCTTGATCATCACCAACGAAAGGAATGTCCCGAGGTCTTAACAAAGTGTACATTTGCTTCTTATGGATGTGATATCGTGGTAAGTCATGTAAAGATCAGGGCACAGACAATGCAATGAAAAGCTTTTCACACTGCCTCCTCCCCTCTCCAAGTAGTTGGAGTAATTGACGAAAAATAGTATTATTCTCCGGTGTTGTCACTCACTGTAATCATAGACCATACGTGAATGTTCAGGTCTGCCTAAGCGGCACAAAAAAATCGTGGCGAATCAGTTGCTGAAATCGGAATACTGTTATGCTGTTGCTCACTAATATCCTCATCCCAAGTTATAATCATCATTTAGGCATTATAAGACCACCCCACCCATGACCAAAGATGTTCTTGTCCTTTCAATCAATGTCAATTAATAATGTCGTTTCTCCATTTTCAGGAAAAGAGAAAGTCTTTAGACAATCATATCGAAAAGTCAACGAATAAGCACTTGGAATTACTTAACCAATTCATCCTAAACCACGGGCTATTTTGGGAATCAGGCACCCATGGCTTGGATGATTTCACACCACGATGCCATGAAAACTCCCTGTCAAGGAACGCTGCGCAAAGAAGGCCAGCATCTTTGGACTTTACACAGGGTAGAAGAGGGGATTCAACTCAAGATGTTTCCAGGCAGGAATCGGATGTTTATGCAGGGTCAGATCCTGGCCCGATGGCGAGTGGTTCCAGTGACTACGGTTCATGTAGTTATAGAGAAGGTTTTAACAGTCATGGTGCTATCTTGGACAAGTGTGGCTCTATCTCTTATCCGCCAGCTGGACACGAAGCTCAAGCCAAAATAAAATCTCTACAACAGCAGGTTGTTGAACAAGGACAAGTCATTGTTGAACTGCAGGGTAAAGTCTTGCAGCAGCAAAACTTAAAAgatgagttagtgcgcatgcagTCCAAGCTTGAGCAGGTTGAAGAACGGGTATGCAATGGACAGTACATTTGGCGAATCGACCAATATTCTAAGCTCATTGAAGATGCCACGAAGGGAAAAATGACCGTGATACATAGCAAAGGATTCTATACTAGCATCTACGGGTATAAAGTGTGTCTACGAATTAACCTGAACAATAAGGGAACATACTTATCCATATTTGTACACCTAATGCAAGGGGATTACGATGATTTCTTAGACTGGCCATTTTCGGGGAAGATTTCCTTGCGAGTGTTAGATCAGAACACGTTGATCCGAGAGAGAAAACCTGTGACAGAAACATTTGTTGCTGGTCCGCAATTGGCAGCATTTCAAAGGCCAACCTCCGCCAGGAACCATAAGGGATTTGGCTACATGGAATTTATACCACTCGGTGTGATACGTGATGGGACTTATATAAAAGACGATACGTTAGTCATAAAGGCCGAAATATCAGAACATAGGCCGACTGAATAGAAATATTAGGAATTAGGATGGAAATATTGAACATTCTGCCTTCCTCGGCATATTTGGTGATAAATTTTCAAGAGTTTTAACAGGTAATCCCTTGGACGATGGATCGATTTGTCTTCTTTGGTGCATGTAACCTTTAGTCTTCGAACAAAATTATTAGCGAAGTTCTTTGCGATAACGAAATTCGGGTCTTGGCATAAGGCCTGCTCTTTACGTGACATTGCCTGCACAGTACAACTGCGAGTTACAGCAGTGCACCTCTCACTTTTAAGTTAATAATATGTCATGCAAAGATAACTTTAAAGGCACTCTACGGGTTTAAGACAAATCATATTGAATCATTACGCATTGCAAGAGTTTAATTCAATGCCTTTTTATGTTCAGACCTGCAGCCAAACATGTATTACCCCGAAATTGAGTTGCAGGGAATTGAGTTGCAGGGAATATCAGACAAGTGATTTCCATTCAAAATCTTTATAATAGTCTAACTGCATtgactgacatagatcagagaTTCAACCAGGTCGAACTCCTCTAAATAGGCTACGATGTCAAATCGCGGACAGCGACCTTGAATGAAATCTGGCATTCCGTCGTACGATGCGGATTAAAAAAGAACGGATCGGAATCTGTTAATTTTGAACGATATCGTGGGTCTCATCTTGCCCTTGCCTTAACTTGGGTAACAGACAGTCACTGAGCTCTTTAAAGGGACTTGACGCGCACATGGTAATAAATCTTGGGATTATCGCGAGTGGTATTCTCGTAGCATCAGGAGCTCTAGCCTGGACTCGAAAGTTACGAATATCTCTTGacgtgtcactgtcagtgtcatttgAATTCAGTCTCCAACCAAAGCATATGTCGTGTATTGAATATCGGGAGCTTTTTATGCCACCATTCGTCTTTTCACACGAGGGACTTCATCTTTCGTCTTAGGACGGGCTTGTATTGTAACTTTTCTAATTTagatatatgtatgtatgttacaGCCCCTTAAGGACTGCTTCAATATAGGCACCTACACTGGCTCCTTCTTTCTCAAAGGTTCTGTTCCCTGATCCTTTGAGTGTAGAGTtcggggagggagggggggggttgggTAGGGGCAGAATAACTACCTACTGAAGAGACGAGGAGCCATGACTCTTTACGACGAACTGTTCAACGGTAAGTGCAGCCCTTATCAAGGCTATGTGTTTCAATGTTCATTCTCGCTTGAGGGAGAAAATATAAAGTTTTATGATACGAACTATGAGACTTTCATTTAATCTCTATTCTGTAAAACAACCGAGAAGGACTGAGGAGGAGTTACCTGGCCAGATTttcggtctagttgtgactctTTCAACTGATAACTGCTGGTTTagagacaaggtcacaactaagACCGGATACCAAGGAAATGATCACCAGCTCACGGACCTGCCATTTCAGAAACTTGTGCAACACTGTCCGACAAGTGTATGTGGATGTCACGAGAACAATGCATGGGGATAAAACAATACATATAAGTGAGACGCGTTGTTATTATGTTTcgaaggtaaagaaaagctcggtcgtCTAAGGTCTGGAGGTCTATATTCCGGAGCCCGTGAGCGGACAGTCTAAACGCTGTACGGGTATGATCGAGAGGAAGGGcctggggttccgccgacggggCTCGCATGCCTTGGTCGTCTCCCGAAACATTTAAAGAACTGtaaatctcgtggcatatcggatgcacatccgatgacggtaaaacACGTGGCACCCGTCTCCGGCGACgttgacggtaagggaattgtaAAGCtttatcactcacacaacgtagtgagtgtaatggttacgtatgtatacactgtatgtaaagtgtaaacaaaattcatatatccatcatgtccatcgaatctgaaaaatattgtgcagacccatgacaattctggttccggtacagtttgtcgcattccatatgggccgcgcgttggccgatcctgcattcatgacacaccgcacccacagttacgacgtcggacgtgaatcccattaaatatggtcttttcagtttctaccgtgccctgaatttggcgtagttcagaactttaaatgacttcatgaaagaactacgccatcgccatcttcagggcaaggtaggaactgaaaagatctTTTCGATCATCTGTGATCCTTGAGCTGTTTTGCATCAATATCGGATACGGTGAGACCGTCGGCCTCCGTGTAGATCTTTAGCGACTCGGTGTATGTATCGTATCCTGCGCCGTCTTGAGAGCCTCCATCGCAAGGTCTCGTGTATTGTTGTATCGCCTCTCAGCTCCAGTTGCACTGAAAAGAATCATAGTTGCAGCTATTATTTTGCTCTCAAgcagatgttgttgttgtggtagAGATCACTCACAACCAGCCCTTTATTGGAGTACTCAATGTAACTGAAAGCGAAATCCCCCAAAAGATCTTGTGACTGTCCTTGCTTGGATATCTTGTGCATGGGGATGCCAGTTGTGGAATCTTCCACCCAGAAAACTGTGCATGCAAGTTGTCGCAAAATGATAATCGTGGATCTAAAACTGAGAACCCAGATGATGAAAAATCCATGTGACTCACTTTTGCTTGAGCTGTTCAACCTGATTGGAGACTTCTCGTGGTTTCTGCACGGACTGCTTCGCCAGCTCGAGGGCCTCTTTTGATGTCTTGATAGCTTCGTCTGCAACCACCACGACGGCCTTTGAGGACTTCCCTTGCCTAAAAGAATAACACACAGCTAAGTTTTGGTCCGACTATCGCATGTTCTGTGCAGCAACAGCTTCTGACCTTCACGCTTCAAACTACCATTGGAAACAGAAGCTGTCAATAGTCAAGTTCGATGCGGCAAATAGGAGAGGGTCACTGAGTCAACATATCGTCGTCTTTTGTAAGTGTTCTAGTCGTCATAAAGCTGGTCCTGGATCTAAGTGCGCCAGATGGCTAGAACTCCTCCCTCATGGCTGCTAGTTCAGGGCATTTTGGACACTCTGTCGTATGTCACTTCCTTCAAAGTACAAGGGAcatccaatactaaagagacagggcttttagcacctctgtagggataaccatacatcgtaaggataggatacaacacaagtttgaatgtcctggaataattcgcgtctctttacgagactaaatcggacgctctgtaatgtcacatccttcgaactccagggacacatagatacacacattgagcgccagTTATTTTCCGCGAGGCGTggagaaataggactttgtcagtaaaaaaaattttatcttggcagatttcgcaagccctcacgagcgaagatgtacgaaatcctgcttaagttcagttacgcgatattcgtaaatcggctcaatcattgataccatgatgactatacagatataggaaaccagacagagctcttcagaactgtcgtcatacatagacgttggtctccgcaaggcttggaaaaactgtctcttcttctcgatcgtcaactgcttacatacaagttggctatctcattcggggttgaaacgggatgcaaattaagttacggtacagactctgggctatttcgtccctgaccgcaggcgtgaggtatttttggtgaagaaggtgcatttggtaagtgcataaatctcacttttcgagagtgtcccccacgctgagagaccgaaggacaagagacaaaggctgatgatatgtcattctggattgaaacgggatgcaaattaagttacggtacagactctgggctatttcgtccctgtccgcaggcgtgaggtattttgg contains the following coding sequences:
- the LOC135492776 gene encoding TNF receptor-associated factor 6-like, with the protein product MESKKCACQASESSSDEEVVDSIVVAHTPGVSISPTHPRDALSLEGFNNDFVPPLDTKHQCQICMLALREPYQTQCGHRFCHSCILRWIRQRPTCPMDNKTLTEDMLYPDNFAKREIFLLKVRCKNKSRGCSSVMELNYYEDHQPVCPYGLIPCPLGCGMDVKVKDVEKHEKYMCVLRRYECNECGDQLTYQKVGEHQNTCPKSKIPCRFCQVIMTRDKLDHHQRKECPEVLTKCTFASYGCDIVEKRKSLDNHIEKSTNKHLELLNQFILNHGLFWESGTHGLDDFTPRCHENSLSRNAAQRRPASLDFTQGRRGDSTQDVSRQESDVYAGSDPGPMASGSSDYGSCSYREGFNSHGAILDKCGSISYPPAGHEAQAKIKSLQQQVVEQGQVIVELQGKVLQQQNLKDELVRMQSKLEQVEERVCNGQYIWRIDQYSKLIEDATKGKMTVIHSKGFYTSIYGYKVCLRINLNNKGTYLSIFVHLMQGDYDDFLDWPFSGKISLRVLDQNTLIRERKPVTETFVAGPQLAAFQRPTSARNHKGFGYMEFIPLGVIRDGTYIKDDTLVIKAEISEHRPTE